In Hyphomicrobium denitrificans 1NES1, one DNA window encodes the following:
- the panE gene encoding 2-dehydropantoate 2-reductase — protein MRILILGAGATGGYFGSLLAKAGVDVTFLVRPKRREQLQNGGLSIKSHLGDITTSVTAITRDEISNTFDAVILSPKAYGLTDAIETIRPAVGATTLILPLLNGMRHLNDLDEAFGASRVLGGTCHISVVLDDDGTIRHLSPFGSLTQGPRTAGQREAATRLQKELERGGFDARYSDDIIGTMWEKWFFLATLAGSTCLMRAPVGEIVRTDGGERFISRMLDECSAVAAACGHAPQPAAQASAQATLTDRQSNISASMLRDIQRGGEIESDHIVGDLIRRGRDQGVATPLLELAYVHLQAYQNRFKTIKAIAVE, from the coding sequence ATGCGAATCCTGATCCTCGGTGCCGGCGCAACGGGCGGCTACTTCGGCAGCCTATTGGCCAAGGCAGGCGTCGATGTGACATTTCTTGTCAGGCCGAAGCGGCGCGAACAGCTGCAAAACGGCGGTCTAAGCATCAAAAGCCATCTCGGCGATATCACCACTTCTGTTACGGCGATTACGCGAGACGAGATCTCGAATACCTTTGATGCCGTCATTCTCAGTCCTAAGGCTTATGGGCTCACAGATGCGATTGAGACGATCCGGCCCGCTGTCGGCGCCACGACGCTCATACTTCCCTTGCTCAATGGCATGCGCCACCTCAACGATCTCGACGAAGCATTCGGCGCTTCGCGCGTGCTCGGCGGCACATGCCACATCAGCGTGGTGCTCGACGACGACGGAACAATCCGCCATCTCAGTCCCTTTGGTTCGCTGACGCAGGGGCCGAGAACTGCCGGCCAGCGAGAAGCAGCCACGCGGCTTCAGAAAGAGCTCGAGCGCGGCGGCTTCGACGCGCGATATTCCGACGACATTATCGGAACGATGTGGGAGAAGTGGTTCTTCCTCGCGACTCTTGCGGGTTCGACCTGCCTCATGCGTGCGCCGGTGGGCGAGATTGTCCGAACCGATGGGGGCGAGCGTTTTATTTCTCGCATGCTTGACGAGTGCTCGGCGGTCGCGGCGGCATGTGGTCACGCGCCGCAGCCCGCTGCTCAAGCGAGTGCGCAGGCAACGCTGACGGACCGCCAATCGAACATCTCGGCATCGATGCTGCGCGATATTCAGCGCGGAGGCGAGATCGAGTCGGATCATATCGTCGGCGATCTCATTCGGCGCGGCCGCGACCAGGGCGTGGCGACGCCATTGCTCGAACTCGCTTACGTGCATCTTCAGGCCTATCAAAACAGATTCAAGACCATCAAAGCGATCGCAGTTGAATAG
- a CDS encoding Ppx/GppA family phosphatase yields the protein MTRWKEISGANERTAEMEPIGVIDIGSNSVRLVVYEGAVRALTPVFNEKVLCGLGRSVATMGSLGEEAVERALAALARFKAIARILSVKNLMVIATAAVRDAQNGPAFIQRGERILDVPIEILSGEKEARLAAQGIMMGFVDDDGIAGDLGGGSLELVDLAKDRLKEAGTLPLGGLRLIDTTGNRIERAVEPIDSALASLPWLANGEGRTFYAVGGTWRSLAKLHMDQIRYPLHVMQGYKLSAREALDLCEQFRKAKKPLDIPGIASVARARREVLPFGALVLERLVKRMQPRQIVFSVFGIREGLIYGLLPPHEQMRDPLLSFCEDYAALRSRSAEHAWELCRWTDRIFADPALEETADERRLRHAACLLSDVGWRAHPDYRGEQSLNTVAHAGLGGVDHQGRIFLALSVFHRHETSEGNGEQLSERLRSLVSKRVQRRARIVGAAIRAAHMLSIGMAGIIDQTPLAYENASLVLTIPRAYAALDGERLRRRFDALADLLGKKPKIRISG from the coding sequence TTGACGCGATGGAAGGAAATCTCGGGTGCAAATGAACGCACCGCCGAAATGGAGCCTATCGGCGTCATCGATATCGGCTCCAACTCAGTGCGTCTTGTTGTTTATGAGGGAGCTGTCCGCGCGCTCACCCCGGTCTTCAATGAAAAAGTGCTTTGCGGCCTTGGGCGCTCCGTTGCGACGATGGGAAGCCTCGGGGAAGAGGCCGTCGAGCGCGCATTGGCCGCGCTGGCGCGCTTCAAGGCGATTGCCCGCATCCTGAGCGTCAAGAATTTGATGGTCATCGCCACCGCCGCCGTCCGTGATGCCCAGAACGGTCCTGCCTTTATCCAACGTGGCGAGCGCATCCTCGATGTCCCGATCGAAATCCTCTCTGGAGAAAAGGAAGCACGGCTCGCGGCACAGGGCATCATGATGGGGTTCGTCGACGATGACGGCATTGCCGGCGATCTCGGCGGAGGTAGCTTGGAACTCGTCGATCTCGCAAAGGATCGCCTGAAGGAAGCTGGAACATTGCCGCTCGGCGGTCTTCGCCTCATCGACACCACCGGCAACAGGATTGAGCGCGCGGTCGAACCGATAGACAGCGCCCTGGCGAGCCTGCCCTGGCTCGCTAACGGGGAGGGGCGAACCTTTTATGCAGTCGGCGGAACGTGGCGCTCGCTCGCAAAGCTGCACATGGATCAGATCCGGTATCCTCTGCATGTGATGCAAGGCTACAAACTTTCGGCGCGTGAAGCGCTCGATCTTTGTGAGCAGTTCCGCAAAGCCAAGAAGCCGCTCGATATCCCGGGCATAGCGAGCGTCGCACGCGCCCGTCGCGAGGTTTTGCCGTTCGGTGCCCTGGTTCTTGAGCGGCTCGTCAAGCGGATGCAGCCGCGTCAGATCGTGTTTTCGGTGTTCGGCATACGCGAGGGGCTGATTTACGGTCTGTTGCCGCCGCACGAGCAAATGCGTGATCCGCTGCTCAGTTTCTGCGAGGATTATGCCGCTTTGCGTTCACGCTCCGCTGAGCACGCGTGGGAGCTTTGCCGTTGGACGGATCGGATTTTCGCTGATCCCGCGCTTGAGGAGACGGCTGATGAACGGCGCCTTCGCCATGCGGCCTGCCTTCTGTCGGACGTCGGATGGCGTGCTCATCCTGACTATCGTGGTGAGCAAAGCCTCAATACGGTCGCGCATGCCGGACTTGGGGGCGTGGATCACCAGGGGCGCATTTTTCTCGCCCTTTCAGTTTTCCACCGCCATGAAACGTCAGAAGGCAACGGCGAGCAGCTTTCCGAGCGACTGCGAAGCCTCGTCAGCAAAAGGGTTCAGCGCCGGGCCCGCATCGTCGGGGCCGCCATCAGAGCGGCGCACATGCTGTCGATCGGCATGGCTGGGATTATCGACCAGACGCCACTGGCCTATGAGAATGCGTCGCTCGTCCTGACGATTCCGCGAGCCTATGCCGCTCTTGACGGGGAGAGACTTCGTCGCAGATTCGACGCATTGGCGGATCTCCTCGGCAAAAAACCAAAAATTAGAATAAGCGGGTAA
- a CDS encoding DnaJ C-terminal domain-containing protein, which translates to MKTASMAEDLYDILGVSRRATDEDIRRAFRKLAKANHPDVNPGNAAAAERFKKITAANDILSDPEKRRQYDAGEIDGKGDPRRPFWGHAGAGARRGPQAARGGQAGAFEDFSFSDIFSDVFGGGVGAGRRDGFGFASRGQDLRYSLEVDFLEAVLGAKKRVTLPDGGVLDLAVPEGVADGQVLRLKGKGTLGSLGAEAGDALIEIKVRPHPDFKRDGDDILFELPITIDEAVLGGRVEVPTPAGRVQLAIPKGTSSGKTFRLKGKGVRTRSGAGDQLVTVKIVLPHDIDESLSYFFSEWRQKHAYDPGRK; encoded by the coding sequence ATGAAGACGGCCTCCATGGCGGAAGACCTCTACGACATATTGGGCGTCTCAAGGCGCGCGACCGATGAGGACATCCGCAGGGCTTTTCGCAAACTGGCGAAAGCGAACCATCCGGACGTCAATCCGGGTAACGCTGCGGCCGCTGAGCGGTTCAAGAAAATTACTGCGGCCAACGATATCCTGAGCGACCCGGAAAAGCGCAGGCAATACGACGCGGGTGAGATCGACGGCAAAGGCGATCCGCGCCGGCCGTTCTGGGGTCATGCCGGAGCGGGTGCGCGCCGGGGCCCGCAGGCAGCTCGCGGTGGTCAGGCCGGTGCTTTCGAGGATTTCAGCTTTTCCGATATTTTTTCTGACGTTTTCGGTGGCGGCGTAGGCGCTGGCCGGCGCGACGGGTTTGGTTTCGCGTCGCGAGGACAGGACCTCCGTTATTCCCTCGAGGTCGATTTCCTCGAAGCCGTTCTCGGCGCCAAGAAGCGTGTAACGCTCCCCGATGGTGGCGTCCTCGATCTTGCGGTTCCCGAAGGCGTGGCCGACGGACAGGTACTTCGCCTCAAGGGCAAAGGCACGCTTGGTTCTCTCGGCGCGGAGGCGGGCGATGCGCTGATCGAGATCAAGGTGCGCCCGCATCCTGATTTCAAACGCGATGGCGACGACATTCTTTTCGAGCTTCCAATCACCATCGATGAAGCTGTGCTCGGCGGCCGCGTGGAGGTTCCAACGCCCGCCGGTCGCGTGCAACTGGCCATTCCGAAAGGCACGAGTTCCGGCAAGACGTTTCGCCTGAAGGGCAAGGGTGTTCGGACGAGAAGCGGCGCGGGCGATCAACTCGTGACGGTCAAAATCGTGCTGCCACACGACATCGACGAAAGTCTTTCATACTTTTTTTCAGAGTGGCGCCAGAAGCACGCCTACGATCCGGGCCGCAAATAG
- the rnd gene encoding ribonuclease D yields the protein MQTITTTSELAALCETLSRSDYVAVDTEFLREQTFWPLLCLIQLAGPEAEAIVDPLAPGIDLAPFYQLMADTSTVKVFHAARQDIEIVFLKSGVVPTPVFDSQVAAMVCGFGDSISYVNLVKKTTGTDLDKSSRFTDWSRRPLSPKQLDYALADVTYLRDVYVRLRQTLDKTERTPWLQEEMAVLTNPATYDTSPENAWQRLKLRVKGRKALGVLVELAAWRERLAQSLDVPRGRVLRDDALYDIANQMPVSTEALGQLRTLSDGFARSQRAKDILEAVKAGVARDPKTLPKIERNESLSAEASATLELLKVLLKAAAAEHGVAPRIIASSEDLEQLAVSNDADILVLQGWRRALFGESALKLKRGELALTLVGGEVRAVPAAK from the coding sequence ATGCAGACCATTACCACCACATCGGAGCTGGCCGCGCTTTGCGAAACCCTCTCCAGAAGCGACTATGTTGCCGTCGATACAGAATTTCTGCGCGAGCAGACGTTTTGGCCGTTGCTGTGCCTGATCCAGCTCGCAGGCCCGGAAGCTGAGGCGATCGTCGATCCGCTGGCGCCGGGAATCGACCTCGCGCCGTTTTACCAACTGATGGCCGACACTTCGACGGTCAAGGTCTTCCACGCGGCCCGTCAGGACATCGAAATCGTTTTTCTCAAATCCGGAGTTGTACCAACGCCGGTCTTCGACTCGCAGGTCGCGGCGATGGTCTGCGGCTTCGGCGACAGTATCAGCTACGTCAACCTCGTGAAAAAGACGACGGGCACGGACCTCGACAAAAGCTCGCGTTTTACAGACTGGAGCCGGCGGCCCCTTTCGCCGAAACAGCTCGACTATGCATTGGCCGACGTCACGTACTTGCGGGATGTTTATGTTCGTCTGCGGCAGACGCTCGATAAGACCGAGCGCACGCCGTGGCTGCAGGAAGAGATGGCGGTCCTCACAAATCCCGCCACGTACGACACGTCGCCCGAGAATGCCTGGCAGCGGCTAAAATTGCGCGTCAAAGGCCGTAAGGCGCTTGGCGTGCTGGTGGAGCTCGCGGCCTGGCGCGAACGCCTTGCCCAGTCGCTCGATGTGCCGCGCGGGCGCGTGCTGCGCGACGACGCACTCTATGATATCGCTAACCAAATGCCCGTAAGCACGGAAGCCCTTGGGCAATTGCGCACACTTTCGGACGGTTTCGCTCGCTCGCAACGGGCGAAGGATATCCTGGAAGCGGTCAAAGCCGGAGTGGCGCGCGATCCCAAAACGCTTCCGAAAATCGAGCGAAACGAGTCGTTGTCGGCCGAGGCCAGCGCGACGCTCGAGCTTTTGAAGGTGCTGCTGAAAGCGGCAGCAGCCGAGCACGGTGTCGCGCCACGCATCATTGCAAGCAGCGAAGACCTGGAACAGCTGGCCGTATCGAATGACGCGGACATTCTGGTGCTTCAAGGATGGCGCCGCGCGCTATTCGGTGAATCGGCACTGAAGCTCAAGCGGGGCGAACTAGCGTTGACGCTCGTTGGCGGTGAAGTGCGCGCCGTGCCTGCCGCGAAGTAG
- the aspS gene encoding aspartate--tRNA ligase, whose translation MHRYRSHTCGALRKADVGTNVRLSGWVHRVRDHGGVLFIDLRDHYGVTQVVADPDSPAFKTAEAVRSEWVIRVDGKVRNRPEGTVNPELPTGEIELYATEIEVLSAAKELPVPVFGEPEYPEDLRLQYRFLDLRRETLHAIIMKRLEITRAIRRRMHDAGFNEFPTPILTASSPEGARDFLVPSRIHTGKFYALPQAPQQYKQLLMVSGFDRYFQIAPCFRDEDPRADRLPGEFYQLDVEMSFVEQEDVFSTMEPVLTGLFEEFANGKPVTKGWPRISYDTAIAKYGSDKPDLRNPIEMQDVTEHFRGSGFKVFAGMIEKDPKVRVWAIPAPTGGSRAFCDRMNSWAQGEGQPGLGYIFWRDGEDGGAGPVAKNIGPERAGAIKAQLGLKDGDAVFFTAGNPANFYKFAGAARDRVGQELKLIKEDQFALAWIVDFPFYEWNEDEKKIDFSHNPFSMPQGGGDALDAAKTDEERLKLKAYQYDIVCNGYEIASGGIRNHKPEVMIKAFGIAGLGPEVVEQRFGGLFRAFQYGAPPHGGMAAGIERIVMLLTGGKTVREVALFPMNQQANDLLMGAPSEVSPKQLRELSIRVVAPEKKA comes from the coding sequence TTGCATCGTTATCGCTCGCACACCTGCGGCGCGCTTCGGAAGGCCGACGTTGGAACGAACGTGCGGCTCTCGGGATGGGTGCACCGCGTCCGTGATCACGGCGGCGTACTATTCATCGATCTGCGCGATCATTATGGCGTGACGCAGGTCGTCGCCGATCCCGATAGTCCCGCCTTCAAGACGGCGGAAGCGGTCCGTTCGGAATGGGTCATACGCGTCGACGGCAAGGTCCGTAACCGGCCGGAAGGTACCGTAAACCCCGAGCTTCCGACAGGCGAGATCGAGCTTTACGCAACTGAGATCGAGGTGCTTTCCGCAGCCAAGGAGCTGCCCGTGCCGGTCTTCGGCGAACCGGAATATCCGGAAGATTTGCGCCTGCAGTATCGCTTCCTCGACCTGCGTCGCGAGACACTGCACGCGATCATCATGAAGCGGCTGGAGATTACGCGCGCCATTCGCAGGCGCATGCACGACGCCGGTTTCAACGAATTTCCGACACCGATCCTGACGGCTTCAAGCCCCGAAGGTGCGCGCGACTTTCTCGTACCGAGCCGTATTCATACGGGCAAATTCTATGCGCTCCCGCAGGCGCCGCAGCAGTACAAGCAATTGCTGATGGTGTCGGGTTTCGACCGCTATTTCCAGATCGCACCATGTTTCCGCGACGAAGATCCGCGTGCCGATCGTCTCCCCGGCGAGTTCTACCAGCTCGACGTTGAAATGAGCTTCGTCGAGCAGGAAGACGTGTTCTCGACGATGGAGCCCGTGCTCACGGGGCTTTTCGAAGAATTTGCAAATGGCAAGCCGGTGACCAAAGGCTGGCCGCGCATTTCGTACGACACAGCGATTGCAAAATACGGCTCCGACAAACCGGATCTTCGCAACCCGATCGAGATGCAGGACGTGACCGAGCATTTCCGCGGCTCGGGCTTCAAGGTCTTCGCCGGCATGATCGAGAAAGACCCGAAAGTCCGCGTTTGGGCGATCCCGGCGCCGACGGGTGGCTCGCGCGCCTTCTGCGACCGCATGAATTCGTGGGCGCAGGGCGAAGGCCAGCCGGGCCTCGGCTACATCTTCTGGCGCGATGGCGAGGACGGAGGCGCCGGACCTGTCGCGAAGAACATCGGACCGGAGCGCGCTGGCGCGATCAAAGCGCAGCTCGGCCTCAAGGACGGCGACGCCGTATTCTTCACGGCCGGCAACCCGGCGAACTTCTATAAGTTCGCAGGCGCCGCACGCGACCGCGTCGGCCAGGAGCTGAAGCTCATCAAGGAAGATCAGTTCGCGCTCGCCTGGATCGTCGACTTTCCGTTCTACGAGTGGAACGAGGACGAGAAGAAAATCGATTTCTCGCACAATCCGTTCTCGATGCCGCAAGGCGGCGGCGACGCGCTTGATGCTGCGAAGACGGACGAAGAGCGCTTGAAGCTCAAAGCCTATCAATACGACATCGTCTGCAATGGCTACGAGATTGCCTCCGGCGGCATCCGCAATCACAAGCCAGAGGTGATGATCAAGGCGTTCGGCATCGCGGGTCTCGGACCCGAGGTCGTCGAACAGCGCTTCGGCGGACTGTTCCGCGCGTTCCAGTACGGCGCACCGCCGCATGGCGGCATGGCTGCAGGAATCGAGCGCATCGTGATGCTGCTGACTGGCGGCAAGACGGTGCGCGAGGTTGCGCTCTTCCCGATGAATCAGCAGGCGAACGACTTGCTGATGGGTGCCCCGAGCGAAGTCTCGCCAAAGCAGCTGCGCGAGCTTTCGATCCGCGTCGTCGCGCCGGAGAAGAAGGCTTAG